In Nonomuraea sp. NBC_00507, the following are encoded in one genomic region:
- a CDS encoding MmcQ/YjbR family DNA-binding protein, whose product MEAALDRLRALCLALPEVTERLSHGEPTWFVRDKKTFVMFADHHHDDRLAFWCAAPAGAQQELVAEAPERFFRPPYVGHRGWLGVYLDVPEVDWAEVAEIVADAYRQIAPKSLIARMP is encoded by the coding sequence GTGGAGGCCGCGCTGGACCGGCTGCGCGCGCTCTGCCTGGCCCTGCCGGAGGTCACCGAACGGCTGAGTCACGGAGAGCCGACCTGGTTCGTCCGGGACAAGAAGACGTTCGTGATGTTCGCCGACCACCACCACGACGACCGCCTGGCGTTCTGGTGCGCGGCCCCGGCCGGGGCGCAGCAGGAACTGGTGGCCGAGGCCCCCGAGCGCTTCTTCCGGCCGCCGTATGTGGGGCATCGTGGGTGGCTGGGCGTCTATCTGGATGTGCCGGAGGTGGACTGGGCGGAGGTGGCCGAGATCGTCGCCGACGCCTATCGCCAGATCGCCCCGAAGTCGCTCATCGCCCGCATGCCCTGA
- a CDS encoding GNAT family N-acetyltransferase, translating to MLEINLLSESDRACWEVLARGKDTYFEVERSDDDYEPTWRRLLDDEQIRGIAARLDGKMVGIAHYLLHASVWYSGRCYLADLFVDAEVRRRGIATAMIEWVARDAKERGFPGLYWNTLEDAPARALYDKVGKFHKGLILYTYRRDANQTSTQH from the coding sequence ATGTTGGAGATCAACTTGCTGTCCGAATCCGACCGCGCCTGCTGGGAAGTGCTGGCCCGTGGTAAAGACACATACTTCGAGGTCGAACGCAGCGACGACGACTACGAACCGACCTGGCGACGCCTTCTCGACGACGAGCAGATACGCGGGATCGCCGCCCGACTGGACGGCAAAATGGTCGGCATCGCGCACTACCTGCTCCACGCCAGTGTTTGGTACTCCGGGAGATGCTATCTGGCGGACTTGTTCGTGGACGCGGAAGTCCGGCGGCGGGGTATCGCGACGGCAATGATCGAGTGGGTGGCGCGGGACGCCAAGGAGCGCGGCTTCCCAGGCCTCTACTGGAACACGCTGGAAGACGCCCCGGCTCGCGCGCTGTACGACAAGGTGGGCAAGTTCCACAAGGGGCTCATCCTCTACACCTACCGGCGTGACGCGAATCAGACCTCCACCCAGCACTGA
- a CDS encoding M50 family metallopeptidase, with amino-acid sequence MNWLYLVGIIIFLLGLMLSIALHEVGHLVPAKLFGVKVTQYMVGFGSTAWSRRKGETEYGIKWIPFGGYIRMIGMLPPRPGDDPAKVRSTSTGPFQALIESARDAAQEEVQPGDDDRVFYRKKWWQKVIIMSGGPLMNFVLAFVFFSILLVGIGLPSWAPVVSPKTHTCVIPVSEQRTTCKPDDQLTPAAQAKMKPGDRMVSFDGQKINTWEDATRLIRGHGPGPVQLGIVRDGKAMTLNVTLIAQDRPNLQDPQKIDKNVGFLGVLPTEVMERQSMGEVVGYMGALTARVAGSLLNLPEKMVGVWHAAFSGEERDPEGPVGVVGAGRMGGEILASDLSNEKKIAIFVNLLAGFNLAIGMFNLIPLLPLDGGHIAGGLWEGIKRAYAKIMRRPEPKYVDIAKVLPLTYAIAIVMMIMAGLLVYADLVNPLTLTG; translated from the coding sequence ATGAACTGGCTCTATTTGGTGGGGATCATCATCTTCCTGCTCGGGTTGATGCTCTCCATCGCCTTGCACGAGGTCGGCCATCTCGTGCCCGCCAAGCTCTTCGGCGTCAAGGTGACCCAATACATGGTCGGCTTCGGCTCGACCGCGTGGTCCCGGCGTAAGGGCGAGACCGAATACGGCATCAAGTGGATCCCGTTCGGCGGCTACATCCGCATGATCGGCATGCTGCCGCCGCGTCCCGGCGACGACCCGGCGAAGGTCAGGAGCACCTCGACGGGCCCGTTCCAGGCCCTCATCGAGTCGGCCCGCGACGCCGCCCAGGAGGAGGTCCAGCCCGGCGACGACGACCGCGTCTTCTACCGCAAGAAGTGGTGGCAGAAGGTCATCATCATGTCCGGCGGGCCGCTGATGAACTTCGTGCTCGCGTTCGTCTTCTTCAGCATCCTGCTGGTCGGCATCGGCCTGCCGAGCTGGGCCCCGGTCGTGTCCCCCAAAACCCACACCTGCGTGATCCCGGTCTCGGAGCAGCGCACCACGTGCAAGCCCGACGACCAGCTGACCCCCGCGGCCCAGGCCAAGATGAAGCCCGGCGACCGCATGGTCTCCTTCGACGGCCAGAAGATCAACACCTGGGAAGACGCGACCCGCCTCATCCGCGGCCACGGGCCCGGCCCGGTCCAGCTCGGCATCGTCCGCGACGGCAAGGCGATGACGCTCAACGTCACCCTCATCGCCCAGGACCGCCCCAACCTCCAGGACCCCCAGAAGATCGACAAGAACGTCGGCTTCCTCGGCGTCCTGCCGACGGAGGTCATGGAGCGCCAGAGCATGGGCGAGGTCGTCGGCTACATGGGCGCGCTGACGGCCCGCGTGGCGGGCTCGCTGCTCAACCTGCCGGAGAAGATGGTCGGCGTCTGGCACGCGGCCTTCTCGGGCGAGGAACGCGACCCTGAGGGCCCGGTCGGCGTCGTGGGCGCGGGCCGGATGGGCGGTGAGATCCTCGCCTCCGACCTGTCCAACGAGAAGAAGATCGCCATCTTCGTCAACCTGCTGGCCGGCTTCAACCTGGCGATCGGCATGTTCAACCTCATCCCGCTGCTGCCGCTCGACGGCGGCCACATCGCCGGGGGCCTGTGGGAGGGCATCAAGCGGGCGTACGCCAAGATCATGCGCCGTCCCGAGCCGAAGTACGTGGACATCGCGAAGGTGCTGCCGCTGACGTACGCGATCGCCATCGTCATGATGATCATGGCGGGCCTGCTGGTCTACGCCGACCTCGTCAACCCCCTCACGCTGACGGGCTGA